The genomic DNA GCTGAGCCACAATCGCATCCAGACCACTCCGTGTCTCGGCAGTGATGCTGGAAAACGACTCATTCTCCTGCTTGAGTGCCGCGACACGCTCCTGGAGCGACTGCAGCGTGCTCTCCATGTCTTCGCGGCTGGGGTATACAACAAtcttgcgcgcgagctcgtcgtacTCGATGCGGTTCTGCCGCGTCTGCTGCGCTGCCTCGAGTTCTTTCTTGAGACGCGCAATATTTTTACGCTCTTCCTCGCATGATGCGTCTGGGTCAGCGGCGGGATACGTACGTAGCGCGGCTGCCTCGCTGTCGTACGCCTCGATTTCGCGCTGGGTGGTCGACTGAGACGTGGCCTGCAAGCGGTTAAGGTGATTGCAGAACAAATCGAGGTCGCTCTTTAGCATTATGACCGCCGCATTGCTGTATAAGTAGATGCAAAGTACGTACTGTTCCTCGTCGCTGGCAGCTTGCGCAACGGTCGTGATGCGTTTTGTGAGGCGCCGGAGGTATTTCTCGTCTGTGGCCAGGCGCGCTTTAAGGATATCATCTAAGGAGTAAGTATGCACATTCCATAGGAGTACTTACCCTGCTCCTGGCCCGTAAGGAGCGCCATGGCCGGCTGTGTGTCGGTcatcgtcgccgcgcctcgccaacAAGTGGAGTGTGCGTCGTGCGGGGATCTATGTACTTTCCTGGCATACAAACCTTGCTCACCCAACCCCGGGAGAGATGCTATGAGGTTCACCAACGTCAAGACGCGTGGACATAGAATGTATTCACAGCTATGCCTGCATTGAgaggcgcgctgctctcAAGGGAATACTAGCACAAAGAGGAGCGCCACCCAACAAGGGTGTACGCGGCACTCGGGACCGCTGCTACGTTTTGGCTGCCGAACAAAGCGTTCGGCAGTGTCGTAAATTCAAGTTTAGGCCTGGACCTTCTTGACGGCGGCACCGaggatgcggcggcgctgcttctTGAGGACCTGAACGTGGAAGCGCTCGACTGCAGTGTCAGTATACTGTGCAATGAAAAAAACTTACAGTCAGTAGTGTTcttgcgcgtctcgcggGCCTGGAGAGTCTTGGCCCACTTGGTGTTGGCCCACTTCTCCGCAACACCCGAAGCATCGAAGGCCTTCTTCACAGCGGTGGTGCCGGCAGCGAGAGGAAGCTGGATCTTCAGGGGGGTGAGGGTCATCTCACGGTAGCGCAGAGGCTGGCGAGCGACACCGGTCGACGGGCCGTCGATCATGGCCTGCAGAGTTAGCATATGTTCCAAAAAAGGGGTGGACCATTCGAGTCATGCCGTGGTGGTTATGGTGCTGGGTTCATCCGGCGACGTCGAaagcgcggcagcgcgagtAGCACACGCACCGTCGTGTTCTTCTCAGCCCTTCCGCACCTCTTGATCTGTCGCAGAAAGCTCACCGGCCCCAAAGCAACACGGCATGTCTGTCCTGTCTCCTCCCTCTTGTGCTGTACTTACCCTGTTCTGGTCAATGATCTCAACAATGACGGCGATCTTGTTCTTGTTCTCGCCGTTGTTGAGGAGGACGACACGGCCGACCTCAACGTAGCGCTTGAAAGACTCCTGCGAACCCATGACGTTTAGAGAACCTTGGAGGAGGATGCtggaagaggcgctgcgctcgcggcgtggcAAGCCCACGTCGCGCTGAATCTAAACACGTGATCTATGCAGTTTTGGAACCACTCGTCATTCTGCCCACGTGGATGCCAGGTGGGCCGCCAAAACACGTGGGATACCCGACCTCCaccgcgcacgagcgcacgtTGATCGCTCACGCCAGGCCGCGACCGGGGCTGCTGTGGACGCCCGTTGCCTCTCTATACCAAGCCGCTAGCACTTTGCTAGAGTGATTGTAGGCACTTGGGCAGTAGCCAAATACACTCGCATACCGCGTTCGGTGACTGCAGGGCCTGCATGACCATGCACCCTACCAGTCCTCATGTTATGAACCCCGATGACCATATTCCGTGCTCCGCGCCGAGTGCTCTCACACCGAGCACTGCGAGACTGATGTCAGGGCAGAG from Malassezia japonica chromosome 1, complete sequence includes the following:
- a CDS encoding uncharacterized protein (EggNog:ENOG503P5AW; COG:J; BUSCO:EOG09265BWR) — translated: MGSQESFKRYVEVGRVVLLNNGENKNKIAVIVEIIDQNRAMIDGPSTGVARQPLRYREMTLTPLKIQLPLAAGTTAVKKAFDASGVAEKWANTKWAKTLQARETRKNTTDFERFHVQVLKKQRRRILGAAVKKVQA
- a CDS encoding uncharacterized protein (EggNog:ENOG503P8PX; COG:S), with protein sequence MTDTQPAMALLTGQEQDDILKARLATDEKYLRRLTKRITTVAQAASDEEHNAAVIMLKSDLDLFCNHLNRLQATSQSTTQREIEAYDSEAAALHASCEEERKNIARLKKELEAAQQTRQNRIEYDELARKIVVYPSREDMESTLQSLQERVAALKQENESFSSITAETRSGLDAIVAQLQKLHESIDASLRQAPVASGPAEADADADGGEPKTQLNPNVPSFTPQTHAAEEPAGNAKRVHAAPETTHAAPRDQPEPKRLRKRE